Proteins encoded in a region of the Nitrospirota bacterium genome:
- a CDS encoding ABC transporter ATP-binding protein: MLIEVKDLAKTYSIGEIEIPALQGITLSIEKGGFVAIMGASGSGKSTFMNIIGCLDRPTSGTYLLDGVDVSRLSRDELARIRSRSIGFVFQSFNLLSRTSALENVELPILYNNLPVKERAKKALNALHSVGLEGREEHYPSQLSGGQQQRVAIARALVNNPDIILADEPTGNLDSSTSIEIMGIFKRLNTEQRITILLVTHETDIAKYANRIIIFRDGKILEDSSASSIWNGS; this comes from the coding sequence ATGCTTATAGAAGTAAAAGACCTTGCAAAAACTTATTCCATCGGTGAGATTGAGATACCTGCGCTTCAGGGCATAACCCTCAGCATTGAAAAGGGTGGGTTTGTGGCCATAATGGGGGCATCTGGCTCAGGGAAATCTACTTTCATGAATATTATTGGATGTCTCGACAGACCCACAAGCGGTACTTATCTCTTAGATGGAGTGGATGTAAGCAGGCTCAGCAGAGATGAGCTTGCGCGTATTCGAAGCAGGAGCATAGGGTTTGTATTCCAGAGTTTTAATCTTCTCTCAAGGACCTCTGCCCTTGAAAATGTAGAACTGCCAATACTCTATAATAACCTTCCGGTAAAGGAAAGGGCTAAGAAGGCACTGAATGCTCTGCATTCTGTTGGACTGGAAGGAAGAGAAGAGCATTATCCGAGCCAGCTCTCAGGAGGCCAGCAGCAGAGGGTAGCGATAGCGAGGGCATTGGTGAACAACCCTGATATAATACTTGCAGATGAGCCGACAGGGAACCTCGATTCAAGCACCAGTATAGAAATAATGGGAATCTTTAAACGTTTAAATACAGAGCAGAGGATTACTATATTGTTAGTCACGCATGAAACTGATATTGCAAAATATGCAAACCGTATAATCATTTTCAGGGATGGAAAAATATTAGAGGATAGTTCGGCAAGCTCAATATGGAATGGCTCATGA